The following is a genomic window from Bombina bombina isolate aBomBom1 chromosome 3, aBomBom1.pri, whole genome shotgun sequence.
CTTTTCAGCAGGGCTTtggtccctaacccactgtatgagcggggtatacttgtatatacacatattcagtaGAAAGACCTTGCCGTCTTCTATATACTGAACTAGAAATGCaccccaaaaaaaattaatttatgattcagatagggcatgcaattttaagcaactttctaatttactcctattatcaatttcctttATTCTgtagttatctttatttgaaaagctggaatgtaagcttaggagcagtcccatttttgattcagcacctgggtaatgcttgctgaaaACCCTTAAATACTGTGAAAGATTAAAAGATTATGGCACCCCTGACTAGAAGGAGGTAGCGAATAATTGGAATACTATGCTTATGAAATGCATGTATTAATTACTTTCTCTTTAATAATGTCATTTTATGTGGCTGATAGTGTAAAAGATAAAACCTATGGTCCAAATCTACCAAAAACAGATTAATTTTATGTGGCacattttaattattagaatttatttgtaatgttaaagggacttgGAACTGAaaccctttctttcatgatttaggtagagcaaacacattttcaacaactttcctgtttatgaatattatcaaatgtgcttcattctcttggtatcatgtgttgaatgagcagcaaataGGGAGAATCAGAAAGGTGGCACTCAGGTAAAAGACAAACCTTTATTTGGAAGAGCAACGTTTCTGGACACCTGTTCCTTTCTCAAGCTTGAAAAGGGAGCAGGTGCCCTGGAATGTTGCTCTTCCTAATAAAGGTATTGTCATTTACCTGAAAGACACCTTTCTGGTTTCTTCCTATTTGCATACTGGGACCCAGTGAGGGGGTCGCTAAGGTGTTGCACCGGACATTTTCTGTATGTTCACAAAGACTTTtttaagggagatctgggggctcccacccgctgctACCCCGACAGGGGCTTCACGTTaagcgcggtgacgtcacacgcaattacgtgaagatgtcactgcgcaactttatttatacttaatgttaacaGGGGGCATGCTgtcagaagcctgtatctcaggcatctaagcagctacagacccccaagacccaccgttggaaaggtaatcgcctaacctttccaatggtgtaagtctaggggatctttaaaaaagaaaagtttaaaaaaaatgttttgttttttttttattttaaagcacccaggtgggaaagtgcttagcactcaaagcgtCAATTGACAATAGGCACAtatatgcagccagcaatcagaagctagcacccaggtgctttgctgcttctgatcttaaaaaaaaaatttccaacacctctgagtgaaaaaataaagcccaatagtcgaaaaaacagtaaggctgatgaaataagtgttaaaacttcaccttttattgaaattccgtgagtaaaaagacaaaggcacagcacacagactagactaccgctgacgcgtttcctgccctattgggcacttcatcagagctctgatgaagtgcccaatagggcaggaaacgcgtcagcggtagtctagtctgtgtgctgtgcctttgtctttttactcacggaatttcaataaaaggtgaagttttaacacttatttcatcagccttactgttttttcgactattgggctttattttttcactcagaggtgttggaaaaaaaatttttgtttactcATTActacaaacgagggcttagcaggagagcccttcccaacacctgtggaacaagccgggatgctgctatgaacacaggcagtatctgtgactgctGCAACAAATTGCACTACTGAAAGTggatataacagttccgttttcctggatctcatctgacatcggatatcattctcagaatcaagtgagtttgttacaCGTTTTCATATTTGCTAGAATTATCTGGCTTATGTTTTGTTTACaaagatgagtcttgcgaatgtaaggggttaacggttctTGCAATCAATTGCCACAGTTCAACACAGGTTTACCATAATTGTTTCACAATTGGATAAAGCGATACATTGTTTTAGCTAGCACATATAGATACATTGTGCTGCTTACTTAACATCATTCTGTGCTTTTGATCCTCATActgaattgcacagcccgagctgtttGTTTGTGCTTCTGATCTTACTTAGATAAACCCTTCAAGAAACATAACAAGACAAGGAAGCACattaaatgataaaagtaaattggaatctgaatcttgaaaactttaacaaagagaaaattaaaatttaagcttacattaattttgtgtgtttgtgtctgtgtgttctGAAATTGCATAACATTAGAACAGAACAAGTGTGCAATGTATTGTACAGTTTTTCTTTGTTTATCTGTACCTCTGCttatctattatttttattattctattaTCTTAACTTTCTCCTGGTACTCCACAAGGTTGGTTGCCAGGACAACCTGTTCCAGACATATACAACTAATATTTAAACCATAGACTTGTATTTGATGTTTAAAGCAGAGGGTTATGTTAATATTGTTCAAGGACATAGATGAAGGTTCCagagtaaattaattttgaaagtaATTttgagttactttttttttttttttttattggatggtATCTGCAGAAATCCCCCCCTCCCATTTCCTTATATGGAAAACAAtaaatgtactgtataatgattCCATATAGAAACTTAAAATGTTTAAGGAAAATATGTACCTTCTTGACTAAAAAGATCATACTGGTGaactaaacatattttattttagacTTTTTGTCAGTTTCTAATCATTTACTACAAATGTTTCTTTGTTTGCCCCTTTTGTTAATTGCAGTTATGCATTAGAAATCAATGACTAATTGGAAAGCTCATATTCTGATTATAGTGCAATCTGGTATAAAAAGCCCTATTTCAACTTTTGTTAATTTGTTATCTTCAACTAAGTGTATCTGAATAAAAGATCTGCAATGGATTGGCCACTGCTACTGAAGACTATGTAAAATCTTAATTAATTTACTTTGATAAGGTCACTTGGTACGATTGGTAGGATGTCTCATTTGTTTTAACAACTGCAGACTCTCAAAGCCCAAGCTTATTAGTATTCATAAGGGACAGTCAACTGAGCATTCCTTATGGTTTAGACTGACTTTTTTCTATATATAGCAAGTAGGACCAGCCTTCTCTCCACCCCCTTCAGTTTCTTTCCCATCACCGAAGCATAGTACTGTAGTTAAGCTCCCAGTAATGACTTTAAAGTTCCCAAAGGCTTTGTGCTTCATCCACGAAATGGAGGACAAAGTCATCTTTCTTTAAAAATTGCTTCATATCTGCATGTCTCGCATCGATTCATCTAAAAGAAAATGTAAGAAAATCATCAGCTATCTAACAGAGGTGTAGTCACACAAGCAATCGTCGTTTTCCTAATTATCCTTGTTCTCAGAGCAGTACGAGGGTTTACATATCTTAAATGAGTATTAAACGGTATGTAGTCTGCTTTCCTGGCATAAGTACTAGAGTAAACAGTGTAATTATCACATAGCTTGAAACCAAATGTGATAGAGAAACACTGCAGACAAACTGAAAACCTATAGACAGTTCCACATCTAATCGGTATAAATGAAATATCTACTGCATCAAAAACCACTCCCCCTTATACAACAAACTGTATAACTGAACAGGTCCTTAACAATGTAGGATTCATGTGCCTTAAAGAATATAAAAGCATAATATAGAAATGGTGCATCAAACCTGCAATATGAGCTGCAATAGTAAAAAAAACACTCTGATAtgtatgtattacacacacacatatacatacacacacacacacacacacacacacacacacacacacacacatacacacacatacacacacacacacatacacatacacacacatacacacacatacacacacacacacacacacacacacatacacatacacatacatacacatacacacacatacacacacacacacacacacacacacacacacacacacatacacacacacatatatatactgtatatattgtgtgtgtagaccCAACAGAAACACAACACACAAACTGTATACCCTCACCGTTTCCATCTATACCATTACTCATGTTTGTAACCATACGAAAGATATTGACACCATTTAAAGCATTTAAACATTGAGGGTGGGGGAAATCCACCATCCATTTTAAATAAGCGTGTCAGTAGATCGCCAGTCTTTAATGCCAACATTTTTAACGCTTGCCCTGTGCGTTGATTGATTTTTTCCAGCATTCCCTCAGCAAATGGATTTTTGCCACTGCAGCTCAGCAGAGGGTGTCAGATCTTTCAGAGTGCACCAGGCTGGAACGAACAGAGCCTCTTAGCAAGTCACTTgttctctcagacacacacacacaaacatatacactgcGTGTACTGTAATCCACAGACAGGATACTAAAAGCAAAGAAGAAAGAAAccgagaagaagaagaagaaagggggAACATGGACAGCAAAAAAACGCAGCGATTGCGGAAATTTTGCAGCGCCATTGGCTCGACGGCTAGTGCTTAGACTGGGGCGTGATTTCAGCACCAAGAAGCTGTGAACAGCAGCACACAGAAGGGACTGAGCGTCTGTACACAGGCAAAGGTAGCAGTCACCCAGCAAATGCTGCTTTAAATGAACACAAAGGGAAATAAGAGGCAGGGTCGTGTTTTCAAGCCAATCGTGCTCAGCTCATACAAACACTACCCTGTTCTAGGCTATCATGGAATGTTTCAGGAGATGCACAATGCATATTATTATCATCTGTAAAACCTGACCAATGGTTAGAGTCAGCccttatttttaaacgtttttggGCTCTCGATGTGCTCCTTATGTGCTCCCTATGTGCCTCTTCCTACGTGACTAGATCATTTGAGGATATTCTATTGACCATCGCCTAGGATCGTTGCAGTGGAGGGATAAAGGACAGCTCGCTTATCTTAACGATATGTCACTGCTATTTCCACTGTTTGCTCAATATTTAAGTCTCTGATGGAGATGAACTGTTAACACTTTGCGATGAAATCGGGGATGAATTGCTCTGTTTAAAAATGCTGCTTTGGATTCTGTTGCTGGAGATATCTCTTTGTTTTGCTGCTGGAAACGTTACAAGAGACGTTTGTAAAGAAGGGATCTGTTCTTGTAACGAGGTAGAGGGAGATCTGCACGTAGACTGTGAGAAAAAGGGATTTACTAATCTACAGCATTACTCTGCTCCCACGTCCCAGTTTTATCATTTGCTTTTGCATGGGAATTCTTTAACAAGGCTTTTCCCTAATGAGTTTGCTAACTTTTACAATGCAGTTAGTTTACACATGGAGAATAATGGCTTACATGAGATTGTACCTGGTGCCTTTCTGGGGCTGCAGTTGGTAAAACGATTGCACATTAATAATAACAAGATCAAATCATTTAGAAGGCATACATTTCTGGGACTGGATGACCTGGAATATCTGCAGGCTGATTTTAACCTTTTAAGAGATATTGACCCTGGAGCATTTAGGGACTTAAACAAGTTAGaggttttaattttaaatgacaACCTCATTAGCACTTTGCCTACAAACGTGTTTCAGTATGTGCCGATCACACATTTGGATCTCAGGGGAAACCGAGTTAAGACTTTACCCTATGAGGGAGTCTTGGAGCAAATCCCAGGCATAGCAGAAATTCTTTTGGAAGACAACCCTTGGGATTGCAGTTGTGATCTTTTATCTCTCAAAGAGTGGTTAGAAAATATCCCAAAGAATGCACTGATCGGTAGAGTTATTTGTGAAGCTCCCACTAGATTGCAGGGCAACGATTTAAATGAGACCACAGAGCAAGAACTATGCCCCTCAAAAAATGCAGTGGATTCTAGCCTGGCTGCCCCTCCTGCCCAAGATGAAACCTGTGATCCCGGTCCAATCCCAACCCCCTTTAAAGTCAATGGACAGGAAGAATCTGCCACTCCAGGATCTCCAATAAATGGAGGTACAAAGATCCCAGGAAACTGGCAAATAAAAACTCGACCTACAGCTGTTGTGTCGgaaattcatgcacattacaaaccACCTCACATCCATGTCTGCCCAGCTATTTGCAGTTGTGGTCACCAAACACTGGGCCCTGGATTAAAAGTAGATTGTAGTAACAGAAATGTGAAGAGTTTATCAGATTTGGAACCCAAACCTCCAAATGTGCAGGAATTATTCCTGAGGGAGAACAAAATCCACACTATAAGAAAATCACACTTTGTAGATTACGGTAATTTAACTTTGTTGGACCTGGGAAATAACAACATAGGAATGGTTGAGAATAATACATTTCAAAACTTGACTGATTTACGATGGTTATACATGGATAAAAACTGTATAGATACTCTCATGCCTGATAAATTCGTGGGCCTGCAGCGTCTCGAATATCTGAATTTGGAATTTAACTTCATTCAGCTGATCCTCCCAAATACATTCAATCCAATGCCTAATCTTAGGATCCTGATCCTAAATAATAATTTACTTAAATCTCTACCTGTGGATGTGTTTGCTGGTGTCAGTCTTTCTAAATTAAGTCTtcacaataattattttatgtACCTTCCAGTGAATGGAGTACTGGATCAGCTCACCTCAATTATACAGATAGACCTTCATGGCAACCAGTGGGACTGTTCCTGCAATAATGTGCCTTTCAAACAATGGGCAGAACGTCTTGGCCCTGAAGTAATAGTAAGTGATCTCAAATGTTATTTCCCAGAAGAATTTTGGGGAAAAGATTTTAGGTTTCTTTCCAATGATATGATGTGTCCACTACTATATGCAAAATTGTCCCCCACTTTAACTTCACAAAACAAAAACAGCACTGGCTTGGCAGAGACAAATACCCACCCAAATTCCTACCTAGAGACCAGTCGTGTGTCTATTTCAGTACTAGTACCAGGACTCTTGCTGGTGTTTGTTACTTCTGCCTTTACAGTGGTTGGCATGCTTGTATTTATCCTTAGAAACAGGAAAAGATCTAAGAGAAGGGATGCCAACTCTTCTGCATCTGAAATCAATTCCTTGCAGACAGTGTGCGATTCTTCATATTGGCACAATGGACCTTACAACGCAGATGGCACCCATAGAGTGTATGATTGCGGATCACATTCCCTGTCAGACTAAATGGGATTAGGAAGGGATGAGTCTGGGGAGGAGGTTTCAGAGGGCAAATAAACACAGCACCCTGGAACATTCGTTTCCACAATGGACACAACGATTGTGCATTATTGTAAATTTTGCAATTTCCTTAAATTGGGATGCATTTAAAAGCTACCTTGTcataaattaaaaggacattaattaACACGGAATTGTTGGGTAAGAACACATATCAGGTAGCCATCAGAGCTATTAATTCCAATTTAAAATGGCAATAGATAAGTTAATGGTGGAGTGACATTTTTAGCTCCGTTGTTTTCAAGAATGATGAGAGGCTAATATATTGGGGGATTAACCGTGCAGCGTCTGCCCTGTGTAGTTGCAAATGGGTGAGCGTTGCACAAGGCATGAATGTAATGTAaataattgacaaaaaaaaaaaaaaaacaagtgctgCATGGCTCGCATGGATACAAGGTACCCAGGCCTGTTCAAGTGAACTGGAGACCGTCTGGGCATGACATCTATCTGGCCCCTCGAGTCTCATTTTCTCCAAGTCTCTATACAGTATTGGTAAACATAAAAGTGCCATTGCTCTATTTTTTGTGGTTACGCAGTATTAGTCACACTTTTACTGTGAACAGATCAATTATACTGTTTTATTTAAAACGTGTTTGCATGGatatttacatttattctttatctGCTGCTTTTATTTCATCCCTTTTTATCCCttcccccacattttttttttgctcatttaaaaaaaaaaaacgatgcaTTTTCATTCTGAATGTAAATGATTATTaccacttgatttttttttttttttcaactatgGTTAcaatgtaaacaaacaaaaatattctgATTCAATTGAGCATGTTGAGTTAATGTCAATCTGGTGTCTAGGTTGTGACTGGCTGAAAAAAGGAAGtgctcaaagatatatatataaaaaaaatcagtgtTGAATCTCAGTAATTATATTCAAAAATTTTATAATGgcatatttttcagtattaaagtgAAATGTTTCCAAATGTTGGTTGTCATTGTCAGTTGGTGGAGTAATTTTCCTCTTGAGAGTACATTAATTGGCTTGATTGGGGGTAGCAAATGTCTGCTGCTTTGGATAAGATACCTATGTTATTACGGTCTGTTGCTTAAATGCCTTTTACCTGTATAATATAAGTGAGCTTCAGCAATGCAGATGCAGCACTGGGAATGCAAGTCTGGTATCTATGTAATTGACTCGCCATAGAGCGCTCTCATTAAGCTGATTCTAGATTTGAATCGTCAGCACTTCAAGCCCAGATGCAGCACAAATGACTGACAGCCTTGTCTGCAGACAATTTAGAATCAGCATCTGTAGGAAATTTGGAAACTAATTAGTGAATGAAGAATCCCAACAGCAATTTTCAATATTTCGACATAGTGTATGAATACATTTAGCAGATTATTAagaaatgtccccccccccc
Proteins encoded in this region:
- the SLITRK1 gene encoding SLIT and NTRK-like protein 1; the encoded protein is MLLWILLLEISLCFAAGNVTRDVCKEGICSCNEVEGDLHVDCEKKGFTNLQHYSAPTSQFYHLLLHGNSLTRLFPNEFANFYNAVSLHMENNGLHEIVPGAFLGLQLVKRLHINNNKIKSFRRHTFLGLDDLEYLQADFNLLRDIDPGAFRDLNKLEVLILNDNLISTLPTNVFQYVPITHLDLRGNRVKTLPYEGVLEQIPGIAEILLEDNPWDCSCDLLSLKEWLENIPKNALIGRVICEAPTRLQGNDLNETTEQELCPSKNAVDSSLAAPPAQDETCDPGPIPTPFKVNGQEESATPGSPINGGTKIPGNWQIKTRPTAVVSEIHAHYKPPHIHVCPAICSCGHQTLGPGLKVDCSNRNVKSLSDLEPKPPNVQELFLRENKIHTIRKSHFVDYGNLTLLDLGNNNIGMVENNTFQNLTDLRWLYMDKNCIDTLMPDKFVGLQRLEYLNLEFNFIQLILPNTFNPMPNLRILILNNNLLKSLPVDVFAGVSLSKLSLHNNYFMYLPVNGVLDQLTSIIQIDLHGNQWDCSCNNVPFKQWAERLGPEVIVSDLKCYFPEEFWGKDFRFLSNDMMCPLLYAKLSPTLTSQNKNSTGLAETNTHPNSYLETSRVSISVLVPGLLLVFVTSAFTVVGMLVFILRNRKRSKRRDANSSASEINSLQTVCDSSYWHNGPYNADGTHRVYDCGSHSLSD